Proteins encoded in a region of the Tubulanus polymorphus chromosome 10, tnTubPoly1.2, whole genome shotgun sequence genome:
- the LOC141911701 gene encoding uncharacterized protein LOC141911701, which yields MKGIQSAAVVFIQKVLVLMFLVLMTGNIPMSAAEFCTEYGHYCHAPYKCCADVCCADRTAAGDTHQSSDFTGAFYSWNMWNMWYFWFVVLFVLSTCFGGCGYWRKRQIMFGGRHYHDNDLHHRGLPISYPALFASPAELNRANANTAGAFTNRGMTPEITTTAGVFANRDLSNSGIPSPPPYSEVYTKPENYKDMEKDMPPPYMTVALPPAYSEAPPTVDTMNQQSDEVTAASDTLSADTDTTRLVEPPAPPSGRDTNES from the exons ATGAAGGGAATACAGTCTGCTGCTGTTGTATTCATACAGAAGGTTCTCGTGCTAATGTTTCTTGTATTGATGACTGGCAATATCCCGATG AGCGCCGCTGAATTCTGTACAGAGTACGGCCACTA TTGTCACGCGCCGTATAAATGCTGCGCGGACGTGTGCTGCGCTGATCGGACCGCGGCCGGAGATACCCATCAATCGTCGGATTTCACAGGAGCATTTTACTCGTGGAACATGTGGAACATGTGGTACTTCTG GTTTGTAGTATTGTTCGTGTTGTCGACGTGTTTCGGAGGTTGCGGTTACTGGAGGAAACGTCAAATCATGTTCGGCGGACGCCATTACCACGACAATGACCTTCACCACCGCGGGCTGCCGATATCGTACCCGGCATTGTTCGCGTCGCCAGCCGAGCTGAACCGCGCCAACGCCAATACCGCCGGGGCGTTTACAAACCGAGGAATGACGCCCGAAATTACTACAACTGCCGGGGTGTTTGCAAATCGGGATCTGTCGAATTCAGGAATTCCGTCTCCACCACCTTACAGCGAG GTTTACACGAAGCCCGAGAATTACAAGGATATGGAAAAAGATATGCCGCCTCCGTACATGACGGTCGCGCTGCCGCCGGCGTACTCCGAGGCGCCACCTACCGTCGATACGATGAACCAACAGAGCGACGAGGTTACCGCGGCGAGTGATACGTTGTCTGCCGATACCGACACGACCCGTCTGGTCGAACCACCAGCGCCACCTAGCGGTAGAGATACGAACGAGAGCTGA